The genomic DNA ACGTCTTCAGCCACGCGGCTGGCGAACAACTGAAGCGGAAACGTGATCTGCGTATAGACGATGGCGGGTAGCGGCACCATGAAGAACAGCAGGCCCAGCGGCAAAAGCAGCTTCTTGAAATTCGCGGTCCCGCACAAATATAACGTCACGCCGTAAATCGAAAACACAAAGGCTGTTCGAGCCAGGAACAATTCGGCGCCCAGCGTGGCCACATACTGCTGCAGCGCGGCCACAACCACAATCACGAGGCCCCACTTGTTCACTTTCACGGGGAACACCAGGTCGCCGCGCTTGAGCCAGGCGATATAGGCGGAGACCACGGGCACAAAAAATCCATGCCCCATGTCTTCGTTCTTGATCCAATCCTGAACAAGGTGCCGCAGCGTGGGGGCGAAACAAATCACCAACAGGGCCAGCAGCCAGGCGACAGGAATCAGTACATCGGCGAGCGAAGAATTAGGCGGCTGCTCGGCAGCCAACGACCCGGGATTTGTGTTGGTTTCGACAGGCACCTTCAATTTCACTATCATAGCGTCTTCATGCCAGCCATGCTCCCGCGCGGCAACGGCAGGCGCCGGAGGCTCATTCGGCGTTCAGGCTGGCACTTCAGCGCCGGCTTGGCGCGCCCCGCCGCCACCCGGCGGACATTCGCACTCGCCGGATGCCTATGTTAGTTTGAAGGGGTTTCATGCCTTCCCTGAACACCCGCACGGTGCCGCTGCTGGATCTGCGGCCCCAGAACGGACCGTTGCGCGCTGAAATCGAAGCCGCCATTGCCAACGTCTTCCAGTCGCAGTACTTCATCCTCGGCCCGGACAACAAGAAGTTTGAAGAGGAGATGGCCGCCTGGCTGGGCGTGCCCCACGCCATCGGCTGCGCCAACGGCAGCGACGCTTTGCTATTGGCGCTGATGGCCGCCGGAGTCGGCCCCGGCGACGAGGTGGCCGTACCGTCCTTCACCTTCTTCGCCACCGCCGGCTCCGTCTCGCGCACCGGCGCCACGCCGGTCTTCCTCGATATCGATCCGCTGACGTTCAATCTCGATCCGGCCGCGCTCGAGCAGGCCGCCCGGCAGCACCCGCGGATCAAGGCCGTGATCCCAGTCCACCTCTTCGGCGGCGCGGCCGACATGGATCCCATTCTGGCCACCGCCGCGCGCCAGGGCTGGACCGTGATCGAGGACGGCGCGCAATCCATCGGCGCCGCCTACAACCACCGGCCCTGCTTCGGCCTGGGCCACATGGCCACCCTCAGTTTCTTCCCTTCGAAGAACCTGGGCGCCTTCGGCGATGCCGGCATGGTCACCACCACGGACGGGGCGAAAGCGGAGCTGCTCTCCGCCCTGCGCGTCCACGGCTCGCGCGAGAAGTACAAACACGAGTGGATCGGGTTCAACTCGCGGCTGGACACGCTGCAGGCCGCCATCCTGCGCGTCAAGCTGCCCCATTTGAACGAATGGACCGCCGCCAGGCAGCGCAACGCCGCCCGCTACCAGGAGTTGCTCACCCCCGCCGGCCTGCCCATTACAGTGCCCGCCGCCGCCGCGTGGCAAACCGGCCATATCTGGAATCAGTTCGTCATCCGCACGCCGCGCCGGGACGAGCTCAAGGCGCACCTGGCCGCCGCCGGCATCGGCACGGAGATTTACTACCCCATCGCGCTCCACCGCCAGCCCTGTTATCTGGATCTCCAGTACGCCGAAGGGAGCCTGCCGGAGAGTGAACGCGCCTGCCGGGAAGTGCTCGCCCTGCCCATCCATTCCGGCTTGCGGGACGGCGACATCGAATATGTCTGCGACGCCATCGCCGGGTTCTTCATAAAATAGGGGGGCCTTGTCCCGTCACGCCAACAAAACAGGAAAGCCGCCGGCGCCGCCCCGCGCCTATCATGCCCTGCTTAGCGGCGAGCCGGCCCGCGTCTTCCTGCTGCCGGATCAGTACCCCACCCCGCCGGCGCTTCGCCAGGCCGAAGCCCAACGCCTGCAGGCAGCCATCCCGGCCGGCGATTCCCTGCTCTCCCGCCGCCTGCATGTGTACCTGCACGGCAACCTGCAACTGCTGCTCGGCATCGCCTCCCGCCGCGCCGCTCCGCTGATCTACGAGGCCGGCAACGACGCGCTCGCCGCCGCCACCCAAAGACCCGCCTACATCCAGCGTCTCTCCCAGGAGATGCAGGGCATCCTCGCCAGCTGGATTCTGGCCGAGTTTCTCACTGCCGCCGGGCCGGACCGCCTCGCCGAAGCCATCGTCACCGAATGCGGCGGCATGTGGCGCGATGAGAGCGTCTTTGCCCGCCTGACGCCGGTGCTGCTCCACCTTCACTCCCACACCATCGCCTGGTTCCTGCTGGAGGAACTCGGCCTGCCGGTCGAACGGGAGTTGCTCCAATCCGAGATCAAGCACGGCGCCACCATCCCGGCGCGCCGCCTCAAGGTGGACCTTCGCGAAAAGTACCTCTCCGTCATGAGTGCCGGCCACTACCAGGCCCTGCGCGAAGCGCTCGCCCTGAATCTGTTCGAGAAGAATCCGGATTCGCCCTGGCCCACCGCGCAACTCAACAAGGGCGCCGCCAAGGGCCAGGCCCAACTGATTCCAGTCGAGTACGATAGCCAGGCCTTCCTGCCGCCCGAGATGCATGA from Paludibaculum fermentans includes the following:
- a CDS encoding exosortase/archaeosortase family protein — translated: MIVKLKVPVETNTNPGSLAAEQPPNSSLADVLIPVAWLLALLVICFAPTLRHLVQDWIKNEDMGHGFFVPVVSAYIAWLKRGDLVFPVKVNKWGLVIVVVAALQQYVATLGAELFLARTAFVFSIYGVTLYLCGTANFKKLLLPLGLLFFMVPLPAIVYTQITFPLQLFASRVAEDVLTLLGIPVLREGNVLELPSQKLSVVEACSGIRSLLSLSFLSLVYGYFFDNRPWMKFALLVATVPIAVLTNATRVTVTGILSERDPELARGFFHSAEGWLIFSVALALLLFTHHLIKLVIRHGAGGKGASAAV
- a CDS encoding DegT/DnrJ/EryC1/StrS family aminotransferase; the encoded protein is MPSLNTRTVPLLDLRPQNGPLRAEIEAAIANVFQSQYFILGPDNKKFEEEMAAWLGVPHAIGCANGSDALLLALMAAGVGPGDEVAVPSFTFFATAGSVSRTGATPVFLDIDPLTFNLDPAALEQAARQHPRIKAVIPVHLFGGAADMDPILATAARQGWTVIEDGAQSIGAAYNHRPCFGLGHMATLSFFPSKNLGAFGDAGMVTTTDGAKAELLSALRVHGSREKYKHEWIGFNSRLDTLQAAILRVKLPHLNEWTAARQRNAARYQELLTPAGLPITVPAAAAWQTGHIWNQFVIRTPRRDELKAHLAAAGIGTEIYYPIALHRQPCYLDLQYAEGSLPESERACREVLALPIHSGLRDGDIEYVCDAIAGFFIK